The genomic window CAAAGGAAATGGGCCGCACGCAGGTCTGCGAAGCACTGAAAACCGGCGGCTATGGCAACCGCGAGATCCTGCTTCGGGTCAATGGCACTGATACGCCCTGGGGCCAGGCCGATCTGGTCGCCGCCGCAACCGCCGGTGCAAACGGCGTGTTGCTGCCCAAAATCGACAACGCCAAACAGGTGCGCGAAGCGGAAGCCACCCTGGTCGCAAACGGTGCCCCGGACGATTTGGCCATCTGGTGCATGATGGAAACGCCCACCGGCATCCTCCATGCTGAAGAAATCGCGGGCGCAAGCCCCAGGCTCGGCGGTTTCGTCATGGGCACGTCCGATTTGGCAAAGGATTTGCACGCGGCGCACACGCCCATGCGATTGCCGATGTTGACCAGCCTGGGCATTTGCCTGCTTGCCGCACGCGCCTTTGGCCTGGCGATCGTTGACGGCGTCTATCTGGACCTTGGCGACGCGGAAGGCTTTGCCGATGCCTGCCGTCAGGGGGTTGAGCTTGGCTTCGACGGCAAGACCCTGATCCACCCAAAACAGATCAGCGCAGCCAACACGGCCTTTGCGCCCTCCGAGGCAGAGATCGCCTTTTCCCACAAGATCATCGACGCCCATAAGGCGGCGGCGGCGGAAGGAAAAGGCGTCGTCGTGGTCGATGGCAAGCTGATCGAAAACCTGCATGTCCAGAATGCCGAACGCATGGTGCAGATGGCGACGGCAATTTCGGAAATGGAAAAGGAAGCAGCCTTGTGACAAAAGCGAGTGTCGGCAATTTTTTCGAAGATTTTGAAATCGGGCAGAAAATTATCCACGCGACCCCGCGAACCGTTACATGCGGAGACGTTGCCCTTTATACGGCGCTGTACG from Rhodospirillaceae bacterium includes these protein-coding regions:
- a CDS encoding CoA ester lyase; translation: MPKTARPRRSVLYMPGSNARALEKARSLPADGLIFDLEDAVAPDAKEMGRTQVCEALKTGGYGNREILLRVNGTDTPWGQADLVAAATAGANGVLLPKIDNAKQVREAEATLVANGAPDDLAIWCMMETPTGILHAEEIAGASPRLGGFVMGTSDLAKDLHAAHTPMRLPMLTSLGICLLAARAFGLAIVDGVYLDLGDAEGFADACRQGVELGFDGKTLIHPKQISAANTAFAPSEAEIAFSHKIIDAHKAAAAEGKGVVVVDGKLIENLHVQNAERMVQMATAISEMEKEAAL